Proteins encoded within one genomic window of Methanomicrobia archaeon:
- a CDS encoding mechanosensitive ion channel: protein MADTTLVDVPLKSIDLGTILSTILILIIAYLITRVIAYLLTRFSERAGEYRITVKMVIPLLKFSIYGIAIYYIAASILSLSSTQLVAFSGLLGAAIGFGLKDLFADVVGGLVITVEKPYQIGDKVTIGGYYGEVSDIGIRATRLITPDDNLVSAPNYLIFTQAVASASAGSPEMMVVIDLFIDPDSDAELGLKILKEAVVTSKYVYISKKRPFTVLLEDFPFYRRLRAKAYVYDLRYEFEFKSEVTRRTWNEFAKRGIKAPELPIMGEQNRSGGAYR, encoded by the coding sequence ATGGCCGATACGACGTTGGTTGATGTGCCACTGAAGAGCATTGATCTCGGCACGATTCTGAGTACGATTTTGATCCTTATCATTGCGTATCTGATAACGCGTGTCATCGCGTATCTTCTCACACGGTTTTCAGAACGAGCAGGGGAGTACCGGATAACCGTCAAAATGGTGATACCGCTTTTGAAATTCTCTATTTATGGCATCGCGATCTATTACATTGCAGCGTCGATCCTGAGCCTCTCGTCAACCCAGCTCGTCGCATTCTCAGGGCTGCTCGGTGCTGCGATCGGTTTCGGTCTGAAGGATCTCTTCGCCGATGTCGTCGGCGGTCTCGTAATCACCGTCGAGAAACCGTATCAAATTGGGGATAAAGTCACAATCGGGGGCTATTATGGCGAGGTCAGTGATATCGGGATCCGGGCAACCCGGCTGATAACGCCGGATGATAATCTTGTGTCGGCACCAAACTACTTGATTTTCACGCAGGCAGTAGCGAGTGCAAGTGCAGGCAGTCCCGAGATGATGGTGGTCATCGACTTATTTATAGACCCTGATTCCGATGCCGAGTTAGGCCTGAAGATTTTAAAAGAAGCGGTTGTCACCTCGAAATACGTGTACATCTCCAAAAAGCGGCCGTTTACCGTGCTTTTAGAGGATTTCCCGTTTTACCGTCGTCTCCGGGCCAAGGCGTATGTCTACGATTTACGGTACGAGTTCGAGTTCAAGTCAGAAGTGACCCGGAGGACCTGGAATGAGTTTGCGAAGCGGGGCATAAAAGCGCCGGAACTGCCCATTATGGGCGAACAGAACAGGAGCGGAGGAGCGTATAGATGA